A single Eleginops maclovinus isolate JMC-PN-2008 ecotype Puerto Natales chromosome 5, JC_Emac_rtc_rv5, whole genome shotgun sequence DNA region contains:
- the LOC134864004 gene encoding nuclear factor interleukin-3-regulated protein-like isoform X1 — translation MTGQTVGGVAQALSAPSLLAVEGPESRPRARAASFTEEAVSILTSRGGQLAQTLLGHTFPFQHKESLANTEARAGSSCDEDNVNSARRKREFISDDKKDDGYWDKRKKNNEAAKRSREKRRTNDMVLERRVLGLLEENAHLRAEVLALKFRFGLVKDPSDVSILPLSAPLHSHPTPSATNRYQPHTDGSSYPKHTHHVLSQPPHQGPIYAQRGAGPLSHQSVSEESNVSTSCSSNMGSPVFFDESPNEHLGPSPREVVKEQQGYDSHTFPLEVNKHQYVNRQDSHEGLRSLPHKLRFKGPSCCNDGGDISPSSDTRHNGPPVATVWPNIQVRNQQQAGLEGQIESQAPWPRKEAYGGIGEHYQGLSSPHYNSFSLQSTRHTKHSTEDFSLRSQISCLSQEVAQLKMLFSQQLLSKIA, via the coding sequence ATGACGGGTCAGACTGTGGGAGGTGTTGCTCAAGCACTGTCAGCACCCTCACTGCTGGCTGTAGAGGGACCAGAGTCAAGGCCTCGAGCAAGGGCTGCATCCTTCACTGAAGAGGCTGTTTCCATCCTCACCTCCAGGGGAGGCCAGTTGGCCCAAACCCTCCTTGGTCACACATTTCCCTTCCAACACAAAGAGAGCCTTGCCAACACAGAAGCAAGAGCAGGCAGTAGCTGCGATGAAGACAACGTCAACAGTGCACGCCGCAAACGAGAGTTCATCTCTGATGATAAGAAAGATGACGGTTATTGggacaagaggaaaaaaaacaatgaggcTGCCAAGAGGTCCAGAGAGAAGCGGCGAACCAATGACATGGTGCTGGAGAGGCGAGTGCTGGGCCTGCTTGAGGAGAACGCCCATCTGAGGGCTGAGGTGTTGGCTCTGAAGTTTCGCTTTGGCCTGGTCAAGGACCCATCTGATGTCTCAATCCTACCATTGTCTGCACCACTCCATTCTCACCCAACACCCAGTGCAACAAATCGCTACCAGCCTCACACAGATGGATCCTCATacccgaaacacacacaccacgtcCTTTCTCAGCCCCCACATCAGGGTCCCATCTATGCACAGAGAGGAGCTGGGCCTTTGTCACATCAAAGTGTATCTGAGGAGTCCAATGTCTCGACCTCATGTAGCTCAAACATGGGCAGCCCTGTGTTTTTTGATGAATCTCCAAATGAGCATCTTGGGCCTTCTCCGAGGGAGGTGGTGAAGGAGCAGCAAGGCTACGACTCCCACACCTTTCCCCTGGAGGTCAACAAGCATCAGTATGTAAACAGACAAGACTCACACGAGGGTTTGAGGAGCCTCCCTCACAAGCTCCGCTTTAAAGGGCCCTCTTGTTGCAACGATGGAGGGGACATTTCTCCATCTTCTGATACCAGGCACAATGGACCCCCTGTAGCCACAGTGTGGCCTAACATCCAGGTGAGGAACCAGCAGCAGGCAGGACTGGAGGGTCAGATAGAGAGTCAGGCCCCTTGGCCCAGGAAGGAGGCATATGGTGGTATTGGGGAGCATTATCAGGGTCTGTCCTCTCCTCATTATAActccttctctcttc